A stretch of DNA from Malus sylvestris chromosome 9, drMalSylv7.2, whole genome shotgun sequence:
CCGAGGGCGAAAACGATAACAAATCAATCAGAAATGTGCAGCAAGCAATGAATTTGACATATCTTACACAATGTATTAGCTAAAATTATCTGCTAAAGCTGCAATCTTTGGAAGCTCCATCAATACAGCTTCCGAACAACCAACTAAAGCGATGAATCGAATTGGACCAGAATCCGAAAACTCTCAGAAAAGGCCGAACAAGACGGAGAAGCCGAGGACGATCAGCCAAACAATGTGAACCAAAAGCAGAGCTTGAGCAGAGTGGGGGGCGGAGCCGCCGCTACCCAcctcacaaaaccctaatttctccACCTTGACACCAGCGCATTGGGCATCTTGGCACCCACACCAGTACGTCACGCCGTCCACGCCGCAGACCGGGTCGGGACGGAAGCAATTGACGGGGCACAAGGAGGCTGACCGGGTCGATCGGCCGCAGGCGTCCGCGGGTTCGGATTCAGAGGGCAATCTGATGATGGTGGGTT
This window harbors:
- the LOC126583907 gene encoding uncharacterized protein LOC126583907, which encodes MDTQFPKSLISIFSLILFAFFIVLCSFPAVRSEPESVSKPTIIRLPSESEPADACGRSTRSASLCPVNCFRPDPVCGVDGVTYWCGCQDAQCAGVKVEKLGFCEVGSGGSAPHSAQALLLVHIVWLIVLGFSVLFGLF